The Colletotrichum higginsianum IMI 349063 chromosome 2, whole genome shotgun sequence genome has a segment encoding these proteins:
- a CDS encoding Transmembrane amino acid transporter, producing MSQPSSEKTDAITPAPARSSGSIDAGKLENAEDAFEVFKRGEGEVDFRTVGWIQASVIFLKVIFATGVLTIPSAMFVLGALPGAINVLGWQFLNTYCAIIQGNFRNAHAGCHSIADMANVVGGVWLKEVVGVLFLVTYAIVGASGIFGTSAAFNALSNHAICTNYYMMVATAAVFILASVRKFEKIAWLTWAGFLSVYIAVFIVVVAVTQVDRPAAAPQTGDFDLGYHVIGNPNFVTGITSVATIFCSGAGTSAFLPVISEMRKPRDYNKAVYLCMGIVTASYLTFSLVVYRWCGQWVASPSLGSAGEVVKKVAYGIGLIGLMVSACLYIHVAAKYLFVRLLRNSVHLQKNSVVHWSVWLACTLGMSIVSFLLASGIPIFNYLLALAGSLTFAPLALGLPGYLWIFDHQHYRQGTWWKVMVYWLNWLMVLLAVFLTIGGTYGVVQNIIDAYANGLIGGAFSCADNSGSS from the exons ATGTCTCAACCCAGTTCGGAAAAGACGGATGCCATCACGCCGGCCCCGGCTCGTAGCAGCGGGAGCATCGACGCCGGGAAACTCGAAAACGCCGAAGATGCGTTTGAGGTCTTTAAGCGTGGCGAAGGAGAGGTTGACTTCCGAACTGTCGGCTGGATACAAGCTTCAGTCATCTTTCTAAAGG TCATTTTCGCCACCGGAGTTCTGACGATTCCTTCGGCCATGTTCGTCCTCGGCGCGTTGCCCGGTGCCATCAACGTCCTGGGCTGGCAGTTCCTAAACACATACTGCGCCATCATCCAAGGAAACTTCCGCAACGCCCATGCCGGGTGCCATTCCATTGCCGACATGGCCAACGTGGTCGGTGGGGTGTGGCTGAAGGAGGTTGTCGGAGTCCTGTTCCTCGTCACCTACGCCATCGTTGGCGCATCCGGAATCTTTGGCACGTCGGCTGCCTTTAATGCCCTTTCTAACCACGCTATTTGCACCAACTACTACATGATGGTCGCGACGGCTGCTGTCTTCATATTGGCGAGTGTTCGCAAGTTTGAAAAGATTGCGTGGTTGACTTGGGCGGGTTTCTTATCCGTGTACATTGCCGTCTTCATTGTCGT GGTTGCCGTCACACAAGTAGATAGGCCTGCCGCTGCCCCGCAGACCGGCGACTTTGATCTCGGATACCACGTCATTGGCAATCCAAACTTTGTCACTGGCATCACATCTGTTGCCACCATCTTCTGTTCAGGCGCAGGCACGTCGGCGTTCCTCCCCGTCATCTCCGAGATGAGGAAGCCGAGAGACTACAACAAGGCCGTCTACCTCTGCATGGGAATCGTCACAGCGTCCTACCTGACCTTCTCGCTCGTCGTCTACCGTTGGTGCGGTCAATGGGTAGCGTCCCCTTCTTTGggcagcgccggcgaggtTGTCAAAAAGGTGGCCTATGGTATCGGTCTGATTGGCCTGATGGTTAGTGCCTGTCTCTACATCCACGTGGCCGCCAAATACCTCTTCGTCCGACTTCTCCGCAACTCGGTTCACCTGCAGAAGAACTCGGTTGTTCACTGGTCCGTCTGGCTTGCATGCACTTTGGGAATGTCCATTGTCTCGTTTCTGCTGGCATCCGGAATCCCCATCTTCAACTATCTCCTCGCCCTTGCAGGAAGCTTGACGTTTGCGCCTCTCGCGCTTGGACTCCCGGGCTACCTTTGGATCTTTGATCACCAACACTACCGTCAAGGAACCTGGTGGAAGGTCATGGTATACTGGCTGAACTGGCTCATGGTCCTCCTGGCAGTGTTTTTGACCATTGGCGGCACCTACGGTGTGGTACAGAACATCATCGACGCCTATGCTAATGGGTTGATTGGAGGTGCTTTTTCTTGTGCAGACAACAGCGGCTCATCATGA